From Chelatococcus sp. YT9, a single genomic window includes:
- the speB gene encoding agmatinase, with amino-acid sequence MRGGASDPTFAGALSFMRRRYSRDLGGIDTVIWGVPYDCSTSNRPGTRFGPQAIRRASAIFDGDPQFPSGLDPFAECSVVDWGDCAFDYRRLHEVAGVIEREASHILGHGCHLVTLGGDHSITLPLLRAHAAMHGPLALVQFDAHQDTWGDDAGQGHGSFVTTAEAEGLIDTSRSIQLGIRTVAPDDFGIEIIDAYEARELGVKAIIQRIEERVGGAPAYLSFDIDALDPAFAPGTGTPVAGGFSSAEALMILWGLRGLDWHGMDVVEVSPPYDHADVTAIAAASIVQHYLQILAEKDE; translated from the coding sequence GTGAGGGGAGGGGCGAGCGATCCCACCTTCGCCGGGGCGCTCTCCTTCATGCGCAGACGCTATAGCCGCGATCTCGGCGGCATCGACACGGTGATCTGGGGCGTACCCTACGATTGCAGTACATCGAACCGGCCGGGGACAAGATTTGGCCCGCAGGCGATCCGCCGTGCCTCGGCAATCTTCGACGGCGATCCGCAGTTTCCATCCGGGCTCGATCCCTTCGCCGAATGCAGTGTCGTCGATTGGGGCGACTGCGCTTTCGACTACCGCCGTCTCCATGAGGTGGCGGGCGTTATCGAACGCGAAGCAAGCCATATCCTCGGTCATGGCTGCCATCTCGTTACGCTAGGCGGCGACCATTCCATCACCTTGCCGTTGCTTCGTGCCCATGCGGCCATGCATGGGCCGCTCGCGCTCGTGCAGTTCGACGCTCATCAAGATACCTGGGGCGATGACGCAGGTCAGGGCCACGGCAGCTTCGTCACCACTGCCGAGGCCGAGGGCCTCATCGACACCTCACGGTCGATCCAGCTCGGCATCCGTACGGTCGCACCCGATGATTTCGGCATCGAGATCATCGATGCCTATGAGGCGCGTGAGCTCGGCGTGAAGGCCATCATCCAGCGCATCGAAGAACGTGTCGGCGGCGCTCCTGCCTATCTCTCCTTCGACATCGACGCGCTTGATCCCGCCTTTGCGCCCGGCACGGGCACGCCGGTGGCGGGCGGCTTCAGTTCGGCGGAGGCCTTGATGATCCTCTGGGGGCTGCGCGGGTTGGACTGGCACGGCATGGACGTCGTCGAGGTTTCTCCGCCCTACGACCATGCTGATGTGACGGCGATCGCTGCTGCCTCCATCGTTCAGCACTACCTGCAGATTCTGGCGGAAAAGGACGAGTGA
- the argC gene encoding N-acetyl-gamma-glutamyl-phosphate reductase, which yields MSAASFKDGTVPSVFIDGEAGTTGLGIRERLQALGGITVKSIDPELRKDPKARQEMMAAVDLLVLCLPDAAAREAVTLARDLGANAPRILDASTAHRTDPAWTYGFAELAEGQADAIRTAKLVANPGCYATGAIALLRPLVDTGLIPSDYPLTINAVSGYSGGGRTMIEDYEAGRAPAFELYGLGFNHKHLPEITALSRLDVTPIFIPSVGNFRQGMLVSVPLHLASLPAQPPAEDLAAALAAHYRDSEFVRVVGIDEANALGGRIEPEALNNTDRLELFVFSDKDGGRVALIARLDNLGKGASGAAVQNIKLMLGQ from the coding sequence ATGAGCGCAGCGTCCTTCAAGGATGGAACCGTGCCGAGCGTCTTCATCGACGGTGAGGCGGGAACGACCGGCCTTGGCATTCGCGAGCGCCTGCAGGCGCTCGGCGGCATCACAGTGAAGAGCATCGATCCTGAATTGCGCAAGGATCCGAAGGCGCGCCAGGAAATGATGGCGGCCGTGGATCTTCTCGTGCTGTGCCTGCCGGACGCCGCGGCTCGCGAGGCGGTGACGCTGGCGCGTGATCTCGGAGCCAATGCCCCGCGCATCCTCGATGCGAGCACCGCCCATCGCACCGATCCCGCCTGGACCTACGGTTTTGCCGAACTCGCTGAGGGACAGGCCGATGCCATTCGCACGGCGAAGCTCGTCGCCAATCCCGGCTGCTACGCGACGGGCGCAATCGCGCTTCTCCGGCCGCTCGTCGATACTGGGCTCATCCCCTCCGACTATCCTCTGACTATCAACGCGGTCAGTGGTTATTCGGGCGGTGGCCGTACGATGATCGAGGACTACGAGGCCGGCCGTGCCCCGGCTTTCGAGCTCTATGGCCTCGGCTTCAACCATAAGCATCTGCCCGAGATCACGGCTCTGAGCAGGCTGGACGTCACCCCGATCTTCATCCCCTCTGTGGGCAACTTCCGGCAGGGCATGCTGGTCAGCGTGCCGCTGCATCTTGCGAGCCTTCCCGCGCAGCCTCCGGCAGAGGATCTAGCTGCCGCGCTTGCTGCTCATTATCGCGATAGCGAATTCGTGCGCGTCGTGGGCATTGACGAGGCCAACGCCCTCGGCGGGCGCATTGAGCCCGAGGCACTCAACAATACGGACAGGCTCGAGCTTTTCGTGTTCTCGGATAAGGACGGCGGCCGTGTGGCCCTCATCGCCCGGCTCGACAATCTCGGCAAAGGTGCGTCGGGCGCTGCCGTGCAGAACATCAAGCTGATGCTGGGGCAGTGA
- a CDS encoding fumarylacetoacetate hydrolase family protein, producing MKLVRFGKVGEEKPGLVDADGAIRDLSGVVPDVTGPYLSKSKLAELAKLDPASLPKVDAGVRLGACIGNVGNFIAVGLNYADHAAETNSPIPSEPILFNKARSCIVGPNDDVMVPFGSEKMDWEVELAIVIGERASNVSEADALSVVAGFCVCNDVSERAWQTERGGQWMKGKGCPTFGPLGPWLVTPDEISDIQNLGMWLDVNGKRAQTGSTKTMIFGALYLVHYISQFMLLEPGDVITTGTPPGVGMGMKPPVYLKAGDVMTLGIEGLGSQRQTVVPYKAS from the coding sequence ATGAAGCTTGTGCGTTTCGGCAAGGTGGGCGAGGAAAAGCCGGGTCTGGTCGATGCTGACGGGGCCATTCGTGACCTCAGCGGCGTCGTGCCGGATGTAACTGGTCCTTATCTGTCCAAGTCAAAGTTGGCAGAACTAGCGAAGCTGGACCCAGCTTCACTGCCCAAGGTCGATGCTGGTGTCCGCCTCGGCGCATGCATCGGCAATGTGGGAAATTTCATCGCTGTCGGCCTCAACTACGCCGACCACGCGGCCGAGACGAACTCGCCGATTCCGAGCGAACCCATCCTCTTCAACAAGGCGCGTTCCTGCATTGTCGGGCCGAATGACGACGTGATGGTGCCCTTCGGCTCCGAGAAGATGGACTGGGAAGTGGAGCTTGCCATAGTGATTGGCGAGAGGGCCTCCAACGTCTCGGAAGCCGATGCACTTTCGGTCGTCGCCGGCTTCTGCGTCTGTAACGACGTCTCCGAGCGCGCCTGGCAAACCGAGCGCGGCGGCCAGTGGATGAAGGGCAAGGGCTGCCCCACCTTCGGCCCGCTCGGTCCGTGGTTGGTGACGCCCGACGAGATCTCGGACATCCAGAATCTGGGCATGTGGCTTGATGTCAACGGCAAGCGCGCACAGACAGGTTCAACGAAGACGATGATCTTCGGCGCGCTTTACCTCGTCCACTACATCTCGCAGTTCATGCTGCTCGAGCCTGGTGACGTCATCACCACCGGCACGCCTCCGGGTGTCGGCATGGGCATGAAGCCGCCGGTGTATCTCAAAGCCGGGGACGTCATGACGCTCGGCATCGAGGGCCTCGGCTCGCAGCGCCAGACCGTGGTGCCCTACAAGGCCAGCTGA
- a CDS encoding outer membrane protein transport protein has product MMEGSRGAAAGAFGAREQNARSQGAAYAGVAAGSGGLGSIFWNPASIALFPGLQSESDISLSGTQARLSPDLYTLSSINGVGGSPWPSGDMGMWRYTASSYASFQLSNSWWVGAALNAPYGFVSKPRQDWVGQTYARSSHLMSAAITPTLGYRVNDWLTLGGGVTAQYLDLTFKRAVSVAPGAPSAIFQGDDLGLGFSLGATMQPRPGTMVGIGYRSPVHHEISGEWSPNLGIPMRAKAGLTLPEMVTVGVSQQLNPRWTILATGEWTNWSRLERSAVFNRVTGLPTSSLSFGYRDGTFLSLGAEYLWQEGVAMRAGVGFESSPVTNEVRSPRLADSDKVWASIGASYQATDRLGLDIGYSRQFMRQAPVRITGAHPDFNGSPFVADGKASADIISFAWRYRWDAPARPTFVDRYAPATY; this is encoded by the coding sequence ATGATGGAAGGAAGTAGGGGCGCGGCGGCTGGAGCCTTCGGCGCGCGCGAGCAGAATGCCCGCAGCCAGGGTGCCGCCTACGCCGGGGTGGCGGCCGGGAGCGGAGGCCTTGGCTCCATTTTCTGGAATCCAGCCTCGATCGCGCTGTTTCCTGGTCTGCAGAGCGAAAGCGACATCAGTCTGTCCGGAACGCAAGCACGGTTGTCTCCAGACCTTTACACGCTTTCCTCGATCAACGGAGTGGGAGGCAGCCCCTGGCCATCGGGTGATATGGGCATGTGGCGATATACGGCCTCGAGCTACGCCAGCTTCCAACTCAGTAATTCCTGGTGGGTCGGGGCGGCCCTGAATGCGCCTTACGGTTTCGTTTCGAAACCCCGACAGGATTGGGTGGGCCAAACTTACGCCCGTTCGTCCCATCTCATGAGCGCCGCGATTACACCGACCCTTGGCTACCGTGTGAATGATTGGCTGACTTTAGGTGGAGGTGTAACGGCGCAATATCTCGACCTGACCTTCAAAAGGGCGGTGTCTGTGGCTCCAGGCGCGCCGAGCGCCATCTTTCAGGGCGATGATCTCGGTCTCGGTTTTTCCCTCGGCGCAACGATGCAACCGCGACCGGGCACGATGGTAGGTATCGGCTACCGATCTCCCGTGCATCACGAGATTTCCGGCGAGTGGTCTCCGAACCTTGGCATACCGATGCGAGCGAAAGCCGGATTAACCCTGCCGGAAATGGTCACTGTCGGCGTTTCCCAACAACTCAACCCCCGTTGGACTATCCTCGCGACTGGTGAATGGACCAATTGGAGTCGGCTGGAACGCTCAGCGGTTTTCAACCGCGTGACCGGCTTGCCGACCAGCAGTCTTTCGTTTGGCTATCGGGACGGCACGTTCCTGTCCTTGGGCGCCGAATATCTGTGGCAAGAAGGTGTTGCCATGCGGGCCGGTGTCGGGTTCGAGAGCTCTCCAGTGACCAATGAAGTGCGCAGCCCGCGGCTGGCCGATTCCGATAAGGTCTGGGCGTCGATCGGCGCGAGTTACCAAGCCACGGACAGGCTCGGACTCGATATCGGCTACTCACGCCAGTTCATGCGGCAGGCCCCGGTCCGGATCACTGGGGCCCACCCGGATTTCAACGGCTCGCCTTTCGTCGCTGACGGCAAGGCCTCCGCCGACATCATTTCCTTCGCGTGGCGCTACCGGTGGGACGCCCCGGCGCGCCCCACTTTCGTTGATCGCTACGCTCCGGCAACGTACTGA
- the phaC gene encoding class I poly(R)-hydroxyalkanoic acid synthase has translation MTKTTDKEPREAGLTDLDELSRNIAQLVEEAGKVTAAYLRPIEENGPKVGKAEEVSDVVKTMSQLAEKWMANPQRAIEAQAKLTSSYLALWSSSLKRLGGEPSEPVVSAHPRDKRFLDPEWQDNPVFDFVKQAYLITTTWAKQLVEGADGLDEHTRDKARFYVKQMASALSPSNFLATNPELLRETMRENGANLVRGMKMLAEDIKAGNGELKIRQSDPARFKLGENMAITPGKVIFRNDMMELIQYTPATATVLRCPVLIVPPWINKYYILDINPDKSLIRWMVGQGLTVFCISWVNPDARLAAKSFEDYMREGLFAALDAIEVNTGERRAAVIGYCIGGTMLSMALAYMAAKGIDRIAAATLLTAQVDFSRAGDLKVFADEEQIAAIEAKMKQVGYLEGMHMSTTFNMLRPDDLIWPYYVNVYLKGQAPYPFDLLHWNSDPTRMAAATHSFYLRRCYLNNDLARGNMAIDGIKLDLGKVTVPLYSLATREDHIAPARSVHLGARLFGGPVRLVIAGSGHVAGVVNPPHKNKYQFWTSDGPLGESLDDWLAAAQETPGSWWPDWHRWLEALEPERVPARDPQDGKLEVLCDAPGTYVKVIS, from the coding sequence ATGACGAAGACCACCGACAAGGAACCGCGTGAAGCGGGCTTGACGGATCTCGATGAGCTCTCCCGCAACATCGCACAACTCGTCGAGGAAGCGGGCAAAGTCACTGCGGCCTATCTGCGCCCTATTGAGGAGAACGGTCCGAAAGTCGGCAAGGCAGAGGAGGTAAGCGACGTCGTCAAAACGATGAGTCAGCTTGCCGAGAAATGGATGGCGAATCCGCAAAGGGCAATCGAGGCCCAAGCCAAGCTGACCTCGAGCTACCTCGCCCTGTGGAGTTCAAGCCTGAAGCGTCTCGGCGGCGAACCGAGCGAACCGGTCGTCAGCGCTCATCCTCGCGACAAACGCTTTCTTGACCCGGAATGGCAGGACAATCCGGTCTTTGATTTCGTCAAACAGGCCTACCTCATCACCACTACTTGGGCCAAGCAGCTTGTAGAGGGTGCCGACGGGCTCGATGAGCATACCCGCGACAAGGCCCGCTTCTATGTGAAGCAGATGGCAAGCGCATTATCCCCGTCGAATTTCCTTGCCACCAATCCGGAACTCCTGCGCGAGACGATGCGGGAGAATGGAGCCAATCTCGTGCGCGGCATGAAAATGCTCGCCGAGGACATCAAGGCTGGAAATGGCGAGCTCAAAATTCGCCAGAGCGACCCCGCCCGCTTCAAGCTGGGCGAGAACATGGCGATCACTCCGGGCAAAGTCATATTTCGCAACGATATGATGGAGCTGATCCAGTATACGCCGGCCACAGCGACGGTGCTCCGCTGCCCCGTGCTCATCGTGCCGCCCTGGATCAACAAGTACTACATTCTCGACATCAACCCGGACAAATCCCTCATCCGCTGGATGGTGGGGCAAGGGCTGACGGTCTTCTGCATTTCCTGGGTCAACCCGGACGCGCGCCTCGCGGCCAAGAGCTTCGAGGATTATATGCGCGAGGGCCTTTTCGCCGCGCTCGACGCGATCGAGGTGAATACCGGGGAAAGACGTGCGGCTGTCATTGGCTATTGCATCGGCGGAACCATGCTGTCGATGGCCCTGGCCTATATGGCGGCCAAGGGTATTGACCGCATTGCCGCTGCAACGCTGCTGACCGCACAGGTGGATTTTTCCCGGGCCGGTGATCTCAAGGTCTTCGCCGATGAGGAGCAGATCGCTGCCATCGAGGCAAAGATGAAGCAGGTCGGCTATCTCGAAGGCATGCATATGAGCACGACCTTCAACATGCTACGCCCAGACGACCTGATCTGGCCCTATTACGTTAATGTCTACCTCAAGGGGCAGGCCCCCTATCCGTTTGACCTCCTGCACTGGAACAGCGATCCGACGCGCATGGCAGCGGCAACACATTCCTTCTATCTCCGCCGGTGTTATCTCAACAACGACCTAGCGCGCGGCAACATGGCGATCGATGGAATCAAGCTCGACCTTGGCAAGGTGACGGTGCCGCTCTACAGTCTCGCGACCCGCGAGGATCACATTGCACCCGCCCGCTCCGTGCATCTCGGGGCGCGTCTGTTCGGTGGGCCCGTCCGCCTCGTCATCGCCGGATCAGGCCATGTCGCCGGTGTCGTCAATCCACCACATAAGAATAAGTATCAGTTCTGGACATCAGATGGGCCGCTTGGCGAATCTCTGGACGATTGGCTCGCGGCGGCGCAAGAGACACCAGGCTCCTGGTGGCCTGACTGGCACCGTTGGTTGGAGGCCCTGGAACCGGAGCGCGTTCCCGCGCGTGATCCCCAAGACGGAAAGCTCGAGGTGCTCTGTGATGCTCCGGGCACGTATGTGAAAGTTATCTCCTGA
- a CDS encoding LL-diaminopimelate aminotransferase, with amino-acid sequence MSDFHRIKRLPPYVFEQVNRAKAAARANGADIVDLGMGNPDLAAPRHVVEKLVETAGRPRTDRYSASKGIGGLRRAQAAYYERRFGVKLNPDTQVVATLGSKEGFANMAQAITGPGDVVLVPNPSYPIHAFGFLMAGGVIRSVPAEPTPAFFPALERAVVHSIPKPIALVVCYPSNPTAYVASLDFYKDLVAFAKKHELILLSDLAYAEVYFDGEPPPSVLQVPGAIDVTVEFTSMSKTYSMAGWRMGFAVGNERLLAALARVKSYLDYGAFTPIQVAATAALNGPDDCIAEMRDTYRRRRDVMVDAFARAGWKIPAPSASMFAWVEIPEPFKALGSLEFSKLLIEKAELAVAPGIGFGEHGDDFVRIALVENEQRIRQAARNLRRFLETADKTLHNVVPLAAHR; translated from the coding sequence ATGTCGGATTTTCACCGCATCAAGCGTCTGCCACCCTATGTGTTTGAGCAGGTGAACCGAGCTAAGGCCGCAGCCCGGGCCAACGGCGCCGACATCGTCGATCTCGGAATGGGTAATCCCGATCTCGCCGCGCCCCGTCATGTTGTGGAGAAGCTGGTCGAGACTGCCGGGCGACCGCGCACCGATCGTTACTCCGCGTCCAAAGGCATAGGTGGGCTTCGCCGTGCGCAGGCTGCTTATTACGAGCGCCGCTTCGGCGTGAAGCTCAACCCGGACACCCAGGTCGTGGCTACGCTCGGTTCGAAGGAAGGCTTCGCCAACATGGCGCAGGCCATTACCGGGCCGGGTGACGTGGTGCTTGTGCCCAACCCGAGCTATCCCATACACGCCTTCGGTTTCCTGATGGCTGGCGGTGTCATCCGCTCTGTGCCGGCCGAGCCGACGCCGGCGTTCTTCCCGGCACTCGAGCGGGCGGTCGTTCACTCGATTCCGAAGCCCATCGCGCTGGTTGTGTGCTATCCCTCCAATCCAACAGCTTATGTGGCCTCGCTGGACTTCTACAAGGACCTTGTTGCCTTCGCGAAGAAGCACGAGCTGATTCTCCTGTCCGACCTCGCCTATGCGGAGGTGTATTTCGATGGCGAGCCACCGCCCTCCGTTCTGCAGGTGCCGGGCGCCATCGACGTGACGGTGGAATTCACGTCCATGTCGAAGACTTATTCCATGGCTGGGTGGCGCATGGGCTTTGCAGTGGGCAATGAGCGGCTGCTGGCCGCGCTCGCGCGGGTCAAATCCTATCTCGACTACGGTGCCTTCACGCCCATCCAGGTCGCGGCCACTGCAGCCCTCAACGGTCCGGACGATTGTATCGCCGAGATGCGAGACACCTATCGCCGCCGCCGCGACGTGATGGTCGATGCCTTTGCGCGGGCTGGGTGGAAAATCCCCGCACCAAGCGCTTCGATGTTCGCATGGGTGGAAATTCCCGAGCCGTTTAAGGCACTGGGCAGCCTGGAATTCTCCAAGCTTCTGATTGAGAAGGCGGAGCTGGCGGTGGCGCCTGGCATCGGCTTTGGTGAGCATGGCGATGATTTCGTGCGCATCGCATTGGTGGAGAACGAGCAGCGTATCCGTCAGGCAGCGCGAAATCTGCGGCGCTTCCTTGAAACGGCTGACAAAACGTTGCACAACGTCGTGCCACTGGCGGCTCACCGCTAG
- a CDS encoding homoserine dehydrogenase gives MTQVFRIGIAGLGTVGASAVLMLDRRVRSLSAGSGRQIMVTAVSARDRTRDRGFDIDRFTWFDDPVALAASSEIDCFVELVGGENGTAKAAVEAALEAGKHVVTANKALLARHGSELAALAEAKGVSLQFEAAVAGGVPIVKALREAMAGNTITRVFGILNGTCNYILSRMEAEGLSFDVCLAEAQRLGYAEADPTFDIGGFDSAHKLAILTSLAFGTAIDADAIHVEGISAISPIDIRMAQELGYRIKLLGVAEATPTGIEQRVHPTMVPLTSAIAQVMGVTNAVTIAADAVREITLIGPGAGGDATASAVVADIADIARGAGGKPFVLPVAQLRKAERAPMQLHHGGYYVRLTVNDRPGAAASIVSRFAEADISLESIVQHRSEDAATRDPTGRSGAPVPVVLITYATTEAAVRQAIHKVVGDGHVVETPQIIRIERE, from the coding sequence ATGACGCAAGTTTTTCGCATAGGCATCGCCGGCCTTGGCACGGTGGGTGCGTCCGCCGTGCTGATGCTCGATCGGCGCGTCAGGAGCTTGAGCGCAGGTTCCGGGCGCCAGATCATGGTCACTGCCGTCTCAGCTAGAGACCGGACGCGTGATCGCGGCTTCGACATCGATCGTTTCACCTGGTTCGATGATCCCGTCGCGCTCGCTGCCTCTTCCGAGATCGACTGTTTCGTCGAGCTCGTCGGCGGCGAGAACGGCACCGCGAAGGCAGCCGTCGAGGCCGCTCTCGAAGCCGGCAAACATGTGGTGACGGCCAACAAGGCCTTGCTCGCGCGTCATGGCAGCGAGCTAGCCGCGCTGGCGGAGGCGAAGGGCGTTTCGTTGCAATTCGAGGCGGCGGTAGCCGGCGGGGTGCCGATCGTCAAGGCCCTGCGCGAGGCGATGGCCGGCAATACGATCACGCGGGTCTTCGGCATTCTCAACGGCACCTGCAACTACATCCTATCTCGCATGGAAGCCGAAGGTCTGAGCTTCGACGTCTGTCTCGCGGAAGCGCAGAGGCTCGGCTATGCGGAAGCGGATCCGACTTTCGATATCGGCGGCTTCGACAGCGCCCATAAGCTGGCAATCCTGACGAGCCTCGCTTTTGGTACAGCGATCGATGCTGATGCCATTCATGTCGAGGGTATCTCGGCTATCTCGCCGATCGACATCCGCATGGCGCAGGAACTCGGCTATCGGATCAAGCTGCTGGGCGTCGCCGAGGCCACGCCGACGGGCATCGAACAGCGCGTGCATCCCACCATGGTGCCGCTCACCTCCGCTATCGCCCAGGTCATGGGAGTGACCAATGCGGTGACGATCGCCGCCGACGCGGTCCGCGAGATCACGTTGATTGGCCCGGGTGCAGGCGGTGACGCAACGGCTTCCGCTGTTGTGGCGGACATTGCCGATATTGCGCGGGGAGCAGGCGGCAAGCCGTTTGTGCTTCCGGTCGCTCAACTCCGCAAGGCCGAGCGGGCTCCCATGCAACTCCACCACGGGGGCTATTATGTGCGCCTCACGGTGAATGATCGGCCCGGCGCGGCGGCTTCGATCGTCAGCCGTTTCGCAGAGGCCGATATTTCGCTCGAGTCTATCGTCCAGCACCGATCCGAAGATGCGGCAACGCGCGACCCGACTGGCCGCTCGGGCGCACCTGTCCCCGTTGTCCTGATCACCTATGCCACGACGGAAGCTGCGGTACGCCAGGCCATCCACAAGGTAGTTGGTGACGGACACGTTGTCGAAACGCCGCAGATCATTCGGATCGAGCGTGAGTAG
- the glpX gene encoding class II fructose-bisphosphatase, producing MTNPSSPKPNPHIERILTLELVRVTERAAVLAAQLRGRGDEKAADQAAVDAMRRELNRLAIDGTVVIGEGERDKAPMLFIGEKVGNKSGPKVDIAVDPLEGTTLCARDMPGSIAVMAMAEEGTLLHAPDAYMHKIAIGPGYPKGLVSLDASPEENLNALAKAKGVKVEDLTVLILDRPRHADLIAAVRRVGAAVRLITDGDVMGVIFTTMPEKTGVDIYMGIGAAPEGVLAAAALRCVGGQMETRLILDTPEQLERAAKMGISDPNRIYHIEDMASGDVVVAATGVTDGALLSGVRFGPRFIETDTLVYRSATGTVRRISAEHRNFEKFHLG from the coding sequence ATGACCAATCCTAGCAGCCCCAAGCCGAACCCGCATATCGAGCGGATCCTGACGCTGGAGCTGGTGCGGGTCACCGAGCGTGCGGCCGTTCTGGCGGCCCAGCTCCGCGGCCGCGGCGACGAGAAGGCCGCCGACCAGGCAGCGGTGGACGCCATGCGCCGGGAACTCAACCGCCTTGCGATCGATGGCACGGTCGTGATCGGTGAGGGAGAGCGTGACAAGGCGCCCATGCTGTTCATCGGCGAGAAGGTCGGCAACAAGTCCGGCCCAAAGGTCGACATCGCAGTGGATCCGCTCGAGGGCACGACGCTCTGTGCGCGCGATATGCCGGGCTCGATCGCGGTGATGGCCATGGCGGAAGAGGGCACGCTGCTCCACGCGCCTGACGCTTACATGCATAAGATCGCGATCGGACCGGGCTATCCCAAAGGCCTCGTCAGCCTCGACGCCTCACCCGAGGAGAATCTCAACGCGCTCGCCAAGGCCAAGGGCGTCAAGGTCGAAGATCTGACCGTGCTCATCCTCGACCGGCCGCGCCACGCTGATCTCATTGCCGCCGTCCGGCGGGTTGGCGCCGCAGTTCGGCTCATCACGGACGGCGATGTCATGGGCGTAATCTTTACTACCATGCCCGAGAAGACGGGTGTCGATATCTATATGGGCATCGGCGCGGCTCCGGAGGGCGTGCTCGCGGCGGCGGCGTTGCGTTGTGTCGGCGGCCAGATGGAAACACGCCTCATCCTCGATACCCCCGAGCAGCTCGAGCGCGCGGCGAAGATGGGTATTTCGGATCCCAATCGCATCTATCACATCGAGGACATGGCTTCGGGCGATGTCGTTGTCGCCGCGACGGGCGTGACAGATGGTGCGCTGCTGTCGGGTGTCCGCTTCGGACCTCGTTTCATCGAGACAGATACGCTCGTCTATCGCTCGGCCACAGGTACGGTTCGCCGCATCAGCGCCGAGCACCGTAACTTCGAGAAATTCCATCTCGGCTGA